CGGACCTGCTGGCCGGCCGCGTGGCGCTGATCACCGGCGCGGGCGGCGGCATCGGCCGCGGCATCGCACTAGCCTTCGCTGCCGCTCGCGCCTGCGTGGTGGTCACCGGCCGTCGCGGGCCGACCTGCGACGAGACCGTCGCCATCATCACGGCCGAAGGCGGCACGGCGATTGCCGTCGAGGCCGATGTCGGCGATGCCGCGGCGGTGCAGCGCGCGGTGCAAGCCGCCGTCGACCGTTTCGGCCGGCTCGACATCGTCGTGCAGAACGCCAACGCCGGCGGCGACTCGGCGCGCCCGATCGCCATCGAGGACATCGTCGAAGAAGACCTGCTGCGCCAGGCCCGTGTGGCCTGGGACGGCAGCTTCCATTGCGCGCAGGCCGCGCTGCCGCACCTGAAGGCCAGCGGCCACGGGCGCTTCATCGTGCTCGGCTCTTCCTTCGGCCTGCACGGCGCGGCGATGAACCCGATCTACTCCGCGCTGAAGGGCGGCGACCGCGGCTTCGTGAAGTCGCTGGCCCGCGAGTGGGGCCCGCACGGCATCACCGTCAACGCCATCG
The Piscinibacter sp. XHJ-5 DNA segment above includes these coding regions:
- a CDS encoding SDR family oxidoreductase, whose amino-acid sequence is MTVLTTDLPAPDLLAGRVALITGAGGGIGRGIALAFAAARACVVVTGRRGPTCDETVAIITAEGGTAIAVEADVGDAAAVQRAVQAAVDRFGRLDIVVQNANAGGDSARPIAIEDIVEEDLLRQARVAWDGSFHCAQAALPHLKASGHGRFIVLGSSFGLHGAAMNPIYSALKGGDRGFVKSLAREWGPHGITVNAIEPSAATEPTEVFFAQNPAVRDLYLKMFPLGRMGSPRHDIGRAVVALCSDLMGYVTGQNIPVDGGLYTAM